A window of Hevea brasiliensis isolate MT/VB/25A 57/8 chromosome 14, ASM3005281v1, whole genome shotgun sequence contains these coding sequences:
- the LOC110653119 gene encoding cysteine-rich and transmembrane domain-containing protein WIH2, with the protein MSYYNQNQPPVGVPPPQGYPPEGYPKDAYPPPGYPAQGYPPQGYPPPGYGPPPPGYGPQYGQPPPPQQSSSVGCLEGCLAALCCCCLLDACF; encoded by the exons ATGAGCTATTACAACCAGAACCAGCCTCCTGTTGGTGTTCCTCCTCCTCAAG GTTATCCACCAGAAGGGTATCCTAAGGACGCGTATCCCCCGCCGGGATATCCCGCACAAGGATATCCTCCTCAAGGTTATCCTCCACCGGGATATGGTCCTCCCCCTCCAGGTTATGGCCCTCAGTACGGTCAGCCGCCGCCTCCTCAACAGAGCAGCAGTGTTGGCTGTTTGGAAGGATG TTTGGCTGCACTGTGCTGTTGCTGTTTGCTAGATGCGTGCTTTTGA